Sequence from the Nocardia cyriacigeorgica GUH-2 genome:
GAGCTGATGGTCACCGGTCCGGAGAAGTCCGATGACCTGCTGTGGCTGGCGGCCCGGCACGGTGCGCTGATCGCCGTGGACAGCGTCGGCGAGCTCGACCGGATCGCCGCGCTCGGGCTAGAGGCCCGGGTCCTGCTACGGGTGCTGCCACCAGCCTCCGCCAGCCGCTTCGGGATGACCGAGGCCGAAATCGAGCACGCGCTCACCGCTTCGACGCAGCGGGGATCAGTCCGGCTGGAGGGCTTCAGCTTCCACCTGTCCGGCTACGATCCGGTGCCGCGCGCCGAACTCGCGGCCGATCTCGTCCGCCGCTGCCTGCAAGCCCGCACGCTCGGCCATCCGGCGAGCACAATCTCCATCGGCGGCGGGTTCGGCGTGGATTATGTGCCCTCCGATAGATGGGCGGAGTTCTCCGGCGAGGTGAGCCGGCGCTGGTTCCACACCGGCAAGAAATTCGACAGCTACTACCCGTACCACTGTCCGGAGCCGGGCCCCGCCATGCTCACCGCGATCCTGAACCGCGACGGTTTGGCGGGCCGGTTGCGCGACAACGGCATCCGGCTGGCCATCGAACCCGGCCGCGCCCTGCTCGACCGGGCCGGCAGCACCGTCTTCCGGGTGCAGGGCAGCAAGACCCGGCTCGCACACGGACACCCCTACCGCATCCTGACCGTGGACGGCAGCAGCCTGAGCTTGTCCGAGCAGTGGTTCGACAGCGAGTACCTGCCCGATCCGGTGCTCTGGCCCGCGCGCGCAGGCACGGTCACGCCCACCGTGGTCGGGGCCGCGACCTGCCTGGAATCGGACATGCTGAGCTGGCGCCGGATCCCGCTGCCACGCCCGGCCGAACCCGGCGACCTGCTGATCTACCCGAACACCGCCGGTTACCAGATGGACTCCAACGAGTCCGCCTTCCACGAATTACCGCTCCCGCCGAAGGTGGCGCTGCACGACGCGCCCGGCGGGAGATACCGCTGGACGCTCGACCCGCACTGATTCGCCACGCCCAGACACATCGACCCCGGCGCGACGCCGGACTGTACCGACCGAGGAGACCTTCCATGCCGCTCGTCACGCGTGTGACGGACCTGATCGGCCGCACCCCGTTGTTCGAGCTGGCGGCCACCGAGACCGGCACCAGGCTGCTGCTCAAGCTCGAACAGTTCAACCCGACCGGCGCCGCCAAGATCCGGATGGCGCGCGAAATGGTGCTCGATGCCGAGCGCAGAGGTTTGCTGAGCGGTGGCGGGCATATCATCGAATCGACATCCGGCAACACCGGCCTGGGTTTGGCGGTGGTTGCCGCCGAACGCGGCTACCGCTTCACCGCGGTGGTCGACCACCACGCATGTAAGGACAAGCTGCGCGCGATGCGAGCAATGGGTGCGGAACTGGTGTTCGTCGCCGATGACGGCGACGACAACCTCGCCACCTCGGCCCGCGAGGACCTCGCCGAGGCGATGGCCGCCGCCCAGGACGACGCCTACTTCACCGAACAGCACAACAACGACGCCAACGCGGTCGGATACTACGCGGTGGCCGAAGAGTTGCTGGAAGACGTCGAGCGCGTCGACATCCTGCTGTCGGCGGTCGGCACCGGCGGTTCACTGTTCGGTACCGCGACCCGGCTGCGTCAGCTCGGCTGTGTGCCCAAGGTGATCGGCGTGGAACCGGTCGGCTCGATCGCCTTCGGCGGTCCCGGCGGTCCGTATTGGCAGTCCGGCACCGGCACGCCGCCCGGCGCGACCATCGGCACGGCGGTCGATTATTCGCTGCTCGACGAGGGCGTCAAGGTCAGCGATGTGGCGGCCTTCGCCACCGCGCGCGCCGTCGCGGCCGAACTCGGTTTGATGCTCGGCGGCTCGGCCGGCGGTTCGGTGCACGCCGCACTCACCCGGCTCGAGCAGTTTCCGGCCGGGTCCACCGTGGTAACCATCGTCTGCGACGGCGGCGAGAAGTACCTCGACACCGTCTTCGACGACGACTGGATGCGGGCCCGCGACCTGCTCGATCCGCAGGCCGAAGCCGAGGTCCGCGACCTGCTCGCGCGCTACACCCCCGCCGCGCGCCGAGATCATCTGGTGGAGGCCCGGTGAATCTGTCCGACTTCCGCGCCGACGGCAAGCGACTCACCGCCCTGGCGACGCCGATCGCGTTGACGCAGCTGGCGCAGATCGCGGTCTCCACCACCAATATCGCCCTGATGGGCAGCCTCGGGGTGCGTCAGGTCGCCGCCGGTGGCCTGGCCATCGTGCTGTTCAACCAGATCCGCACCATGTGTGTCGGCCTGATCACCGGCAGCGGCAACCAGATCGCCTCGGCAGTGAGTGCGGCGGGCAAACGCGGCGTCAGTGCCGACGGCGAGGTACGCGATGTGGTGCGGTCGAGTTTCCTGATCGCCACGCTCGCCGGCCTCCTCGGCGGTGTGGTGCTGGTCGGGCTGGGCTGGTCGCTGCAATGGCTGGGCCAGGACGCCGGTGTGCTGGCCGACGCGCGCCCGATGATGGTGGCGCTGGCGCCCGGGCTGCTGCCGTGCCTGTGGTTCCAGGTGCTGCGCCAGTACACCGTCGGCATGCAGAAACCGCAGGCCCTGCTGCTGGTGACGCTGGGTTCGGTGGCGCTGAATCTGGTGCTGGCGCTGACCTTCATGCACGGCTGGCTGGGGCTGCCCGCGCTCGGGCTCACCGGCATCGGTGTGGCGACCTCGCTGGTCTTCCTGATCACCTTCGCGGTGTTCTGGGCGATGGTGCGCCGCGACACCGAACTGGCGGCGGGCCTGTCGCTGCGGCCGTGGCCGGTGCGGATGACGACGGTGCGCGCGGAGCTGAAACTGGGCGTACCGATTTCGCTCACCTACGGCTCCGAGGCCGGCATGTTCTCGGTGCTCGCGCTGGTCATGGGCAGTATCGGGCCGGCGGCGCTGGCAGCGCACAACGTGGTCTATCAGATCATCTACATCGTGTTCCAGGTCGCGATCGGCCTCTCGCACGGTGCCTCGATCCTGGTCAGCCACGCGGTGGCGCGCGACGAGTTCGATCACGCGCGGGCGCTGGCCTGGCTGGCGCTGCGCCACGCCGCCGTGATCGCCGCGATCACCGGCGTGGCCTATGTCGTGATCCCCGAGCTGGTGCTGCGACCGTTCCTCGATCCCGGCGACACCGCGACCATCGAGGTGGCCAAGACGCTGCTGCTCATCGGCATCGTGCTCCAGTTCTTCGACGCGGCCCAGAACATCGGCAACGGGCTGCTGCGTGGGCTGAAGGCCACCAAGGCCGGATTCCGGTTGTCGCTGGTGGGTTATTGGCTGGTGGGGCTGCCGACCGCACTGCTGCTGGCGTTCCCGGCCGGGCTCGGCGCGGCGGGCGTGTGGTGGGGGCTCACCGCCGGGCTCGCGGCCACGGCGGGGCTGATGCTGCGGCGCTACTTCACGCTGCTGGACACGGCGGCGCGGGAACATCCGGGGATGCTGCCGCAGGCGCTGGGCACGCGGAGCTGATCCGCGCTTCGAACTGATTCGTCGCCGCTGAACCGCGTTCGGTGCGACGCTGTTGCCCGCCTCGCGGTGTGGATATTAGGCTAGCCTCACCATACTCAGGCGGAGAAGGGAGCTGCGGTGCGCGTCGTCATTCTGTTCGGATCGGAGATGGGTACGGCCGAGTCCGCCGCCGACAACGTGGCCGACGAACTCACCGATCACGACGTGTCGGTCTACGACATGACCGACTTCGATATCGACGATCTCGACGTACGCGATTTCCACATCATCGTCTGCTCCACCTACGGCGACGGTGAACTGCCGACCGGCGCCGAACCGTTCTTCGACGCCCTGTCCGCCCGCACGCCCGACCTGACCGGCCTGCGGTTCGCCGTGTTCGGACTGGGCGATTCGGTCTACGGCGACACCTTCAACCGCGGCGGCGAGATCATCGCCGAGAAGCTGGCCGAATGCGGTGCGGTGCAGGTGGGCGAGCATGCCCGCCACGATGCGTCCACCGAGATCAAGCCGGGTGTGATGGCCCGGGAATGGGCGCGCGGGCTGCCGATTTCCGACGAGGCGCTGGCGGCGGTCTGAACGCTGTGCACCAGGCTGATCGCGCTCACCAGGCCCGTCGCCCTGCACCAGGCCCGATCGCGTCGCACCAGGCGCGATCGCGCTGCACCAGACCTGATCGCACTGCACTAGACCCGATCGCGCTGCACCACAGCCGATCTGATCGGGTACCCGACGGCGGTCCGCAGGCGATCTTCCCCGGCCGGTTGTCGGTCTCAGCCCTTAAACTGGGTGCGGAGTGCGGCACAGCCCGTCGCGCGCGTCGATTCATGAGGTGATGAACATGGCAGCCGGAGTCAGCCCTGCGCAACATCAGGACCCCTCGACCGATCATCCCGAGCTGGACGTGCTGCCGGAATGGCCCACCGAGACCATCGCTGTGCTGGTCACCACCGATCCGGCGCCGCACGCGATTCCGGTGTCCTGGCCCGTCCGCGCCGGTAATCGCACCATCCTGCTGAGCCTGAAGTTCGATCGCGGTTCGCTGGCCCGGCTGCGCGAACGCCCCGATGTGGCGCTGCTGATCCTGGCCGGCGGCAATGTCGCGCTGTGCGCCCGCGGCACCGCCAAGGTGATCGCCGAGGAAATGCCCGATGCCGGCGAATATGTGGCGGTGCGCATCGACGTCGCGGTGATCGACGACCACCGTCAGTCGGCGTTCCAGGTGGACAAGGGCATTCAGCGCATCGTCCTCGACGACACCGAACTGCGCGCCCTGGAAGGCCGGGTGGCCACGCTGCGGTCCTGGGCGGACAGCGAGAACTGAACCACGGCACCGGTAACGGCCGGTCGGCAATAATCGTCGGCAAGGGCGGAGCGTCAGCGCCGCGAGGAAGGGGAACATGAGCGTCACACTGGCCAAAGGCGGCAATGTCTCGCTGTCCAAGCAGGCCCCGAATCTGACCAAAGTCACCGTCGGCCTGGGTTGGGACGTGCGTACCAGCACCGGGGCGGACTACGACCTCGACGCCAGTGCGCTGGCCACCGGACCCGATCTGAAAGTGCTGTCGGACCAGCATTTCATCTTCTACAACAACCTGCGCTCGCCGGAGGGATCCATCGAGCACACCGGCGACAACCTCACCGGTGAGGGCGACGGCGACGACGAGGTGATCAACGTCGACCTGGCGGCCACCCCGCCGACGATCACCAACATCTTCTTCCCGGTCTCGATCCACGAGGCCGACGCCCGCAGGCAGTCCTTCGGCCAGGTCCGCAACGCCTACATCCGGGTGCTCGACGCCGTCACCGGTTCCGAGCTGGCGCGCTACGACCTCAGCGAGGACGCCTCCACCGAGACCGCCATGGTCTTCGGCGAGCTCTACCGGCACAACGGCGAGTGGAAGTTCCGGGCCATCGGCCAGGGTTACGCCTCCGGGCTGGCCGGGATCGCCCGCGACTACGGCGTCAACGTCTGACTCACGACAACGAGAAGCGGCGGGTGCGTGAAGGTTTCACGCACCCGCCGCTTCGTCGCGCTCAGGCTTCGACCAGATCCCTGTCCCGGTCGGGAGATCCGGCGCCCTCGCGAATGCCGAAGCGCTCGTGCAGCTTCCGCAGCGGGCCCGGCGCCCACCAGGTCCAGCGCCCACCGAGCTGCATCGTGGCCGGCAACAGGAACCCGCGGATCAGGGTGGCGTCGGCCAGCACGGCCAGCGGCAATCCGATACCGAACGCCTTCATGAAGGTGATATCGGAGACCAGGAAGCCGAGGAACACCACCGAGATGAGCACCGCCGCGGCGGTGACGATCCGGCCGATCCGCTCCAAACCGATGGCGACGGCGGCGGTGCCGTCACCGGTGCGTTCGTACTCCTCGCGAATCCGCGACAGCAGGAACACCTGG
This genomic interval carries:
- a CDS encoding MATE family efflux transporter, whose product is MNLSDFRADGKRLTALATPIALTQLAQIAVSTTNIALMGSLGVRQVAAGGLAIVLFNQIRTMCVGLITGSGNQIASAVSAAGKRGVSADGEVRDVVRSSFLIATLAGLLGGVVLVGLGWSLQWLGQDAGVLADARPMMVALAPGLLPCLWFQVLRQYTVGMQKPQALLLVTLGSVALNLVLALTFMHGWLGLPALGLTGIGVATSLVFLITFAVFWAMVRRDTELAAGLSLRPWPVRMTTVRAELKLGVPISLTYGSEAGMFSVLALVMGSIGPAALAAHNVVYQIIYIVFQVAIGLSHGASILVSHAVARDEFDHARALAWLALRHAAVIAAITGVAYVVIPELVLRPFLDPGDTATIEVAKTLLLIGIVLQFFDAAQNIGNGLLRGLKATKAGFRLSLVGYWLVGLPTALLLAFPAGLGAAGVWWGLTAGLAATAGLMLRRYFTLLDTAAREHPGMLPQALGTRS
- a CDS encoding PLP-dependent cysteine synthase family protein produces the protein MPLVTRVTDLIGRTPLFELAATETGTRLLLKLEQFNPTGAAKIRMAREMVLDAERRGLLSGGGHIIESTSGNTGLGLAVVAAERGYRFTAVVDHHACKDKLRAMRAMGAELVFVADDGDDNLATSAREDLAEAMAAAQDDAYFTEQHNNDANAVGYYAVAEELLEDVERVDILLSAVGTGGSLFGTATRLRQLGCVPKVIGVEPVGSIAFGGPGGPYWQSGTGTPPGATIGTAVDYSLLDEGVKVSDVAAFATARAVAAELGLMLGGSAGGSVHAALTRLEQFPAGSTVVTIVCDGGEKYLDTVFDDDWMRARDLLDPQAEAEVRDLLARYTPAARRDHLVEAR
- a CDS encoding flavodoxin domain-containing protein; protein product: MRVVILFGSEMGTAESAADNVADELTDHDVSVYDMTDFDIDDLDVRDFHIIVCSTYGDGELPTGAEPFFDALSARTPDLTGLRFAVFGLGDSVYGDTFNRGGEIIAEKLAECGAVQVGEHARHDASTEIKPGVMAREWARGLPISDEALAAV
- a CDS encoding TerD family protein — encoded protein: MSVTLAKGGNVSLSKQAPNLTKVTVGLGWDVRTSTGADYDLDASALATGPDLKVLSDQHFIFYNNLRSPEGSIEHTGDNLTGEGDGDDEVINVDLAATPPTITNIFFPVSIHEADARRQSFGQVRNAYIRVLDAVTGSELARYDLSEDASTETAMVFGELYRHNGEWKFRAIGQGYASGLAGIARDYGVNV
- a CDS encoding alanine racemase: MTETDGAAAPGATCTSAAAGGIMATPLPAHRDEWEQRVLDDPNLLGDIAFAVGGPFHLMYPARVTENVRGFQQAFADAGVDGFVYFGKKANKAACVVRACAEQGAGVDVASTVELTAALAQGVRGPELMVTGPEKSDDLLWLAARHGALIAVDSVGELDRIAALGLEARVLLRVLPPASASRFGMTEAEIEHALTASTQRGSVRLEGFSFHLSGYDPVPRAELAADLVRRCLQARTLGHPASTISIGGGFGVDYVPSDRWAEFSGEVSRRWFHTGKKFDSYYPYHCPEPGPAMLTAILNRDGLAGRLRDNGIRLAIEPGRALLDRAGSTVFRVQGSKTRLAHGHPYRILTVDGSSLSLSEQWFDSEYLPDPVLWPARAGTVTPTVVGAATCLESDMLSWRRIPLPRPAEPGDLLIYPNTAGYQMDSNESAFHELPLPPKVALHDAPGGRYRWTLDPH